In Paenibacillus durus, the DNA window CTTTTTAGTCAAAGTTACGACTGTCCCCTTCCCGGACTCGCTTATGACGTTAACCTCATCCATAAGCGCCTGCATCAGATAGAAGCCGAGCCCCCCGACTTGAACATCGTTTAGTTCCTTGTCATGCAGGGTCATGCGCTCTCCAGATGCTTTCACATTGTCAAAGCTCTCCCCCTCGTCTTTGACGGTGATCGACAAGGCATCCGGACTTACTTCAAAGATGACGTCGACTAATCCATCCTCCTGCTCGTAGGCGTAGAGAACTGAATTGTTGCAGGCCTCAGAAACCGCTACTTTCATATCTTCTATATCTTCGTACGAAAAGCCCATCTTCGAGGCGATTCCATATAAATTGAGTCTCACAATATCGACATATTCTGCACTGGCCGGCAACTGGATTATCACTTTTTGTATATCATCACTCATTCTTAGTTCGGTCCTTTCCTAGTGGGAGTTCTCTTGGGAGGCAAAAAATTTGGCGATGCCGGTCATATCGAACAGCTTCTGTATATGCGGCGGAACTTCTTCCACGGTGAATTTGACATCCAAGCCGTGTCTTGCCTTGAGGATCGATAGAAGAATTCCGATTCCCGTGCTGTCGATATATTTCAATTCTTTCATATTAATGACCAGATTTAGCCCTGTATCCCCCACAAGCGGCTCCATCACCAACCGAAAATCGTCAGCAACCGACAAATCGAGTTCGCCGCTCAAGCGGACTGTGCAAACGCCATCCTCGGTTTTTGTCGTTGCATGAAACTTTTCGCTCTTATTTGTAGTCATAGACAATCTCTCCTGATTCATGTTTTCTTTAACAATAACCCTAAAGACATGCTCATGAAACAAAAAATCGGACTTCATACTCTGGAAATTGCTAGGTTATGCGGGATTGACCGTGGTATCACAGCCGTGGTACGGACTCCTTGCAAAGTGAGGAACCGGTTCCTTCCTCCTGATAGCCGCTTCCGCCCAAGTCCTCCTCCGGCAGCCCCGCGGTAATGGTAAATATGAAGGCGGCGCCTTTCTTCTCCATGGACTCCACCCGAATATCGCCTCCCATCATACCCACCAGCGATTTGCAAATAGCCAGCCCGAGCCCGGTGCCTCCGTACTTGCGGGCCATCGATGAATCAAGCTGGGAGAACGGCTGGAACAGACGGTCGCATTTTTCCGGGGATATACCGATGCCGGTATCCTTGACCATAAATTCCACTACAATTTGATTATCTCTTCTTTCCATGCCGGTGACAACCAAATATACTCCGCCGCGGCTTGTGAACTTGATCGCATTGGATATGAGATTCATCAGCACCTGGCGAAGCCGGGCCATGTCCCCGTGCAGCAGGTTTGGCATGTTATGGTCGATAAAATAAGCCAACTCGAGATTCTTTTTGCCTGCTTCCACCGAGAACAGGCTGAACACTTCCTGTATACAGCTGCGCAGCTCGAACATCTGGATTTCCGCTTCCATTTTGCCAGATTCCATCTTGGTGTAATCCAGAATATCGTTAATGACAGTGACGAGAGCATCCGCGCTTCTGCGGATAACATCCGCGTATTCCTGCTGCTCGGACGTGAGCGCCGTATCCATCAGCAGGTCGATCATTCCCACGACACCGTTCATCGGCGTGCGTATTTCATGGCTCATCATTGCCAAAAATTCAGTCTTTGCCTTAGCGGCGCTCTCCGCATCTTCCTTCGCTTGAAGCAGTTCCTTATTGATCCGCTCCAATTCCTGCGTCTTCTGCTGAAGCAGCATCGATTGGTTCTGGTGCTTCTTATTGGTCAGGAACATATCGGCAAAGCCTTCGATTTTCGATTTCAGAATCTGCGGAATAAACGGTTTGGCCATATAGTCGATGGCGCCGGCGGAATATCCGGCAACCAGCTGCTCCGCTTCCTTACTGCCCGCCGAAATAAAAATGATCGGAATATCCTTCGTCTTGTCCCGGGCCTTTATCAGCTTGGCTGTCTCAATTCCATCCATTCCCGGCATTTGAACATCTAGGACGATGACGGCAAATTCATGCCTTGTTAGGCAGCGTAAGGCCTCTTCACCGGAATTTGCTTTAATTAAATTGTATTTCTTGCTTTCTAGCACCGCCTCAAGCGCCAGCAAGTTCTCCGGACGATCGTCTACCAGCAGAATGTGAATCGGTTCTTGACCCACCATAGGCCCCTCCTAAACACATCATTTGATTTTACGATAGATCTTTTCCACTCTGCCCAGCGGCTCGTAACTGTCGCTGTACCTGGTGAAATGAATGGACTCTTTGGCTCCGAGAACAAGGAATCCGCATCGGCTGAGGCTCTCGAAAAACAGGCTGTGGACATGCTCTCGAAGCTCATCGTTAAAGTAAATCATGACATTCCGGCAAAATATAACATTGAACTCGTTGAATGAAGTATCGGTCGCCAGGTTATGCTCGGCAAAAATAATATTTTTGCGTAAGTCCGGCTGAAAAATGACCGAATTAGACTTCGCTGTATAATATTCCGAAAAGGCGCGCTTACCTCCCGCCTCCATATGGTTTTGGCTGTACTGCTGCATTTTACTGATTTCGTACACGCCTTCCTTGGCCTGCTGAAGCGATCTGTTATTAATATCGGTGGCGTAAATACGCGCTTTGCCGTACAAGCCCTCCTCCTTTAGCAGAATCGCCATGGAGTAGACCTCTTCGCCCGTAGAGCAGCCGGCATGCCAGATTCGGATATAAGGGTAATTCCTCAGAAGCGGAACGGCCTTCTGGCGGAACGTCCGGAACATGCCGGGGTCCCGGAACATCTCCGTGACCGGTATGGAAAGGCTGTAAATAAGACGTTCGAAGCAGGCCCTGTCATGAAGCACCTTCTCCTGCAGCGCGGAGATGCTGGACAGGTTCTCCCCATGAACACGATGCCAGATTCGTCTTCTTAGGGACGGCAGCGAATAATTTCGGAAATCGTATCCGTATAGGCGATGAATACCGTAGAGCAGAAGCTCGATTTCAATATTTTCCAGCTCATGCTTATCGGTTCCTGCAAGGGGCTGCTCACCGCTTCCTCGTTCTCCTGTGGTCATTGATTCCGGCTCCCTTGCGACGCCGTCTTCTTGGCAAACGGCTGATTATTCTGCCTGTAAGACTATTACCCCAAATCCGGAATTACGAATACAGGCATATCCGCATTAATGAGTTCTCAGTGAAATCCACACCAGACACTTGTCGTCATCACGGTCACCCGGGGCCTTGTTATCGAAAAAAGCAGCCTTCATCGGCTCTTCCCGCCACTCATGCTCCCCCGTAAGCTCGCGAATCAGGAATTTCAGCTGTTCCTCCTGATCCCCCTCCACCATCTCCATGAGGCCGTCGGTATACATCGCCAAATGGCCTTCCTGCTCATAAGTAAGGGTTTGAGGCGAAGCCTCGATTCGGTCGAACACCCCTACCGGATGACAGTTGCTCTTCAGCAGCACCGGTTCGGCGGCGTTCCCTTCAAAGAACAGGGCAGGGGGATGGCCCGCGTTCACATAGTCAATACGCTGCAATTTGGTATCAATAACAAGATAAATGGCTGTAAAATAGTATTGCACAAGCTGCTTTTCGATATAGAGCTGGTTAAAGCGCCGGTTCAGTTCCTGGATGACCTTCTCCGGCTCGACGTAAGTCGTAACCGTATCCTTGAGCACGGAAGCGATGAACATACAGAACAGTGAAGATGAAATGCCATGTCCCATCATATCCAGCAAAATGACCCCATAACGCCCGTCTCCCAGCGCGTACCAGGCATATAAATCTCCGGCCAGTTCAGATGAAGGCTGATAAATGGCATGCACTTCGAACAATTCCTCTTTCAGCGGCAGGCTGAGCACTGCATTCTGCACGAGCGCCGCCAGCTTCAATTCGTACTGAATGCGCTGATCCCGTTCCTTATGCCAATCCTTCTCGGCCTTCAGCCGCAGAGCCAAGCGAATTCTCGCCATCAGCTCCACCTTGTTGATCGGCTTGGTTACATAATCGACCGCGCCGGCATCCAGCGCTTCCGCCAATTTCTTGGAATCGCCGACTGCGGTTACCATGATAATCGGAATATCCTTCAAATTCGCGTACTGCTGCACGATCCGGCAGGCCTCGATACCGTCCATTTCGGGCATCATCATATCGAGAAGAATCAGATCGACATCGGGATGCTTGGGCCTAAGTTCGCTATTCTCGCCGCGGGCCCCGAGCAGCTCCAGCATTTCAATAGCGGAAGCCGCCGTAATCACATTGCGATAAGCCTCTTTTTTCAGGATTTCACGGATGATGATAATATTGGTAGGATTGTCGTCAACAATTAGTATTTTCATTACTTCACCTCACAGTCTCATAATTCGACCGAAAAATCCAAAATACGCATAATGTTATCATACGATATTTGGCCTGGTATTTTCCATCCGCAACATTTGCAGACATCGCCTTTTCTTTCCTTTAATAGACAAAAGGACATTTTCCCATTAAAATTAACCCCCAGTCCCACAGTGGAGCTGGAGGTTGCGTTATTGGACGTTTCTCATCAGGAGGCCTGAACGCTATTTCCGGTATCTTTGCCAGAGACCGGCGGCGACGTCGACCCCTTTGAGGACGGCGTCCAATCTACCCTTCTTGCTGTTTACCGCATTGTAGGAATTTACCGTCCGCTCCTCAGCAGGGGTCGCCTTTGCGCTGTTGATCGATACAAGCTCCGCTTTCTCTTTCAGCTCCCGGTTTTTGCGGAATCTCTCAATGACCGTTACCGATACCTGCTTCACGGTCAATGTCAGCTCGCTGAGCACCTCGCCCAAATTCTGGACCGAGTCCATAATAGGATCGATTTTCTCTATTTTGCCCTGTACATCCGCCGTAATCTTGTTGGCGTGTCTTACCGTAGTTTTCACTTCATAAGTGAGCTCATCGACCGTCTTCTGTACCTCCTGAAGCGTCTGGCTCATTTTGTCGAGAGAATCCTTGGCGGAATTCAGAGTCTTAATCAGAAAGAACACGAGAAATGCGAATGCGACAGCTATAAGCGCCACGCTGAGACTAATGATCATGGGTATAAACTCCTTCCGATTCCGTAATATTATCGGCCTCAAGTCTGCCTTAATATTGGATAGTTACCCCTAGGGTCTACAGCCGAAACAACCGTTCGGTCAGGCGCCTTACGCAGGGGCGGTCAATGTAATTGTATGATCGCATGCTGAAAAAAAGGGCATCCTACTGCTCGGCAAACTAAAATAAGCTGAAGCAAGTCCGGGCCCCCCCTCGGTAAAGGGTGGATTCCCAGGCTTATTTCAGCTTCATCAGCAAACGGAGAAGATCTCCCCAATCTACAGCAAAGGTGACGCGCATTCCGCTCTCCAGCAGTTCAATCTTGCGGACCTCGACCATAAACGGCATATGCTCCCGCAAGCGGACCGAAATCGGCGGAAAGGACAGAACGCCTTTCGGTACCTTCCGGTTCCGGATCGATGTATAGTCGTGATGCAGCTTAATCGTTCCGCCCGAATCCGGTGAAACCTCCATGATCATGCCGACTTCCGCACCGAACGGTACCGGACCGGCCTGCCCGTTAATATCCGCAGTCAGCCGGTCTCCGCTCTGCCGGAACCGGGCTCCGGTAATCCGGACTAGGGATGAAGGATGCTCGGACAGATAGTCGTTCAGCCCTTTTTTAAAGAGGTTGTTCAGCTCATCTTCGGTCAGCGTCAGCACGGGGCTTCTGTCTTTTGCCATTTGGAGCAGCTTCGGATCAAAATCTACCCGGTTATAAGACATATCCAGCTTATTCACCGGCGCGGCGTACCAGGCTGCGCCCGCTCCGGCAAGGACCAGGAACAGCACAAATCCGGCAAACACCCGGAAAAGAATTTTGCCCGGCGTACTTTTTTTATTGTTATGAGGCATATTTTCTCTTCCCTTCGTTGTCCAGTAGCGTTCTGCTCTAACTATCTCTAAGTATACCGGGCTGCCTGCCCCCAGCGCAAAAAGGGTATCCCCATTAGCCGAACATCCGCTGATGGAGACACCCTTTTTTCATGTACTGCACCCGTCACAAACTGTACTGCTGTCGCTTCCGCACTAGGCAAGCTGTATAATCAGTGGATAACCGGACCTCCGAAGAGGAACCGCTTGGTCCAAGAAGCGCTTAATTTATCCACCCTCACGCCCCCGGAAGATACGGAATACGTGTGGAGAATCTGTCCGTCTCCCAAATATAGAGCGACATGCGTAATCCTTTCCGCCGACTTGTCAATCCCGGCATAAGCGGCGGCAGAGCTTCCTTTGTAGCTCATAAAGAACATCAGATCGCCCCGCTTGAGACCCGATATATCCGTTACGGCCGAACTGCTCTCCCTGACCCATTTCCCCTGCTGTCTGGAATCGGCCGGAAGCTTAATATTCGCCGCTTCAAGATAAATCTGCCGGACAAAATCCGAGCAATCGAAGGTGGATGTGTCGCTGCGGCTTGACCCGAATTCGTAAGGTGTGCCGAGATAGGACATCCCTCTGGCAATGACCGGCTCGATATTCGCTGCGCTTGCCGCAGGAGCAGCCGGTAAAGGCTGCGGAGCCGCTCCGGCAGCCGGCAGAGCAATATACTTGTCCTGAGAGCTGCAATAGCCGATTTCGCCGTCCTTGTTGCGGACCTTATAGAAATAAGCATTCGTCTTTTCCAGAATCAGTACCTTCTCCCCTTCTTTTAAATAGGAGAGCACCTTGCTGCCAATGGAAGGCGCGCTGCGGAGCCGGACCGTTGACTGAATGACGGCTGATTGCGAGGCGGCACCGGGCAGAACAGCGGCCGGATTCTCTGCCGCATGGACAGGATTAGCTCCGAACTCGCCCGAAGAAGCGCAAACTGCGGTTGATAATAATAACGCGGCAAGTAGCTGCTTGGTTAATTGGTTCATACCGTTCCCCCGAATGGATATGATCAGAAATCAACAAAGGTGGCGCCGCCGTTATTGTTTTCTGCACTCATTATAGGCTCACCCGGATATGGGAACATGCACCAAATTTCACAAATCGGAATGCCAATTCATGGCAAATGACGGGTCTATAGTCTTGATTTCTACTTGGATTTGGCGGGAATTGTTAACATTTGGGTTCCACATGAACATGCACGCTCATAATGTTGTGCTTGTTCTGCATGCGCTCCTCGATGGAGTCGCTGATATTATGGCCTTCCATAACGGTCAGATCCGCATCAACTTCGACGACTACATCCACCAGCACCTGGTTTCCGTGAATCCGCGCCTTCATGTCCTTGATGGCTTCAACGCCAGGCGTCCGCTCGATGGTGCTGCGCAAATCCATCAGCCGGCTCTCGTCAAATCCATCCGTAAGGCGGTATGTCGAGTCGCGAAAGATTTCCCATGCCGTTCTGCAGATCAGCAGGCCGACCGCGAACGCCGCGACCGGGTCCAGCCACGGAAGTCCGAACTGCGCACCGATGATGCCGAGCGCCGCGCCGATACTGACCATCGCGTCCGAGAAATTATCCTTGGCGGCGGCCATCAGCGCGCTGTTGTTGATCTTGAGCGCAAGCTGGCGGTTATAATAATACACCCCAAGCATTGCCAGGGCGGACACAATCGCCACGCCCGCCGACCATAGGCCCGGAACGGATTCATGTCCCTGAAAGAGGGAACGCACCGATTCAATGATAACCTGGATACCGACCATCGCCATGATAAAAGAGGCAACCAGCGCGGCTACCGTCTCCGCCCGAAAGTGTCCGTAAGCATGATTTGAATCGGGCGGCTTGCGTGAAATACGCAGACCGATCAGAACGGCGAAAGAAGCGACAATATCGGTAAGGTTATTGAACCCGTCCGCGAGCAGCGCGCTGGATGCAAAGAGATAACCGCAGACCAGCTTGAAGGAGGACAGAATGAGATAAGCTGCTATGCTGATCATCGCCCCCCTCTCGCCTTTTCGAATGTCCTCATAAATATCAGCCAATTCCGACACTCCTTTTTAAAAATACAAAAGCACATATTTTCCAGTTTCACTCTATCCTAGCAAAGCGCATACCTGTGGGTCTAGAGCAACAGTGTTGGCCTGCTACAAAGATCGCCTCAATATAAAAACGCTTGAATCAAAGAACGCTTTTAACTATTCTTGCCCTTGTCGGCGTTTTCAAAAACCATTAAAATATTCTCATTACAAGCTTCAAGGAGGATTAATGCAAATGACCGAGAGCAGCAACAAGCCCAAAATCAACCTCGCCGATGCCATCCGGCAAAAGCTGGAGCAGAAGAAGCAGCAGAACAACTCCAAACCGGGCGCTTTTCAAGCGGGCGCAGCCAAAACGTTCAAAACCCAGAACAACAAGAAACCGAATAACCAGCGCCGCCGCACCGGCGGGTCCTGATCCGGGCGGTTTCACAGCAGGCTTGCACTGATGCAGCCTATTAAGGGATTAGAAAGTCAAACGAGGTCGTCCTAAACGCAGCTTTATTTAACTCCCGCTGCCTTCAGAACCGCCTCGTTTTTATTTTGAGGCCAAAGTAGAGGAGTCGAGAAGCCATGATCATTGATCTGACCCACCCCATCCGAGACGGGCTGCCGGTCTATCCGGGGGATCTGCAAACGCAGCTAGCAAGGTCCACCGAATTCTCCCGGGACGGCTATAACAATCATCTTCTGACCATCAACATGCACTCGGGAACGCATATCGACGGGCATATGCACATGACGGACTGCACGGAATATTTGAACGGGTACCCGCTGAGCACGTTTATCGGGGAGGGCTGCTTGCTGGATGTCCGGGGAGCCGGAGTAATCGGATACAAGCCCGAATATGAACAGCTCGTTCGAGAAGGGCAGATCGTAATTCTGTACACGGGACATGGCGATTTGTTCGGAGAACCCGCCTATTTTGCCGATTTTCCGGTGCTGACACCGGAGCTTGCGGAGCTTCTCATTCGAAAAAAGATTAAAATGGTCGGCATGGACACTCCATCGCCGGACAGACATCCTTTCGATATACACCGGATGCTGTTCAGCTGCCGTATTCCAATCATCGAGAATCTAACGAATCTTGCGGCGCTGCTCCCCTTATCCCGGTTTGAAGTGATCGCTCTGCCGCTGAATATCAACGCCGATTCTTCCATCGCCCGGGTGGTTGCCCGTACCTTCCAGTAAATAAGGCCGGCCGGAGATCATCCGGTCGGCCTTATTCTATAAAAAGCATATGCCCGCCCCAAGTGTGCCGCCGAGACTTCCCGCCCCGCGCCTGCTTGCGGCTTTATTTTACACTTCCACCGGATACATCCGCTGGCGCAGTTCCTTGATTTCGTCGCTTTCGAGGTACTCATCATAGCTCATCACGCGATCGATAATACCATTTGGCGTAATCTCGATGATCCGGTTCGCAATCGTCTGAATGAACTGATGGTCATGCGAAGTGAACAGAATGGTGCCGTCGAAGTCGATCAGCCCGTTGTTCAGCGCCGTGATGGACTCGAGGTCCAAGTGGTTGGTCGGCTCGTCGAACACGAGGACGTTCGCGCCGTTCAGCATCATCTTCGCCAGCATGCAGCGCACCTTCTCGCCCCCGGACAATACGCTTGCCTTCTTCAGCGCTTCCTCGCCGGAGAACAGCATACGTCCCAGGAAGCCGCGCAGGAAGGTCTCGTCCTGGTCCTTCGAGTATTGGCGCAGCCATTCCACCAGATTCAGCTCCACGCCGTCGAAATAATTGGAGTTATCTTTCGGGAAATAAGCTTGGGATGTCGTAACGCCCCAGGTGTATTCGCCCGATTCCGCCTCCGTTTCGCCCATGATGATATCGAACATCGTCGATTTAGGCAGCCCGTTCGGACCGACTAAAGCAATCTTGTCGCCTTTATTCACGACAAAGCCGACTTCGTCCAGCACCTTCTCGCCTTCAATGCTCTTGGTCAAATTGCTGACCGTCAGCAGCTGCTTGCCGGCTTCGCGCTCAGGTTTAAAGTTAAGAAACGGATATTTCCGGTTGGACGGACGGATGTCGTCGAGCGTGATCTTATCGAGCTGTTTCTTCCGCGACGTCGCCTGCTTCGACTTGGAGGCATTGGCCGAGAAGCGCTGAATGAATGCCTGCAGCTCCTTGATCTTCTCTTCTTTCTTCTTGTTCGATTCCCGCTGAAGCGTGAGGGCCAGCTGACTGGACTCGTACCAGAAGTCATAGTTGCCGACATACATCTGGATTTTGCCGAAGTCGATGTCCGCGATATGCGTACATACTTTATTCAGGAAGTGACGGTCATGGGATACGACAATAACGGTGCCTTCATAATCCATGAGGAAGTTCTCCAGCCAGCCAATCGATTCGAGATCCAAGTGGTTGGTAGGTTCGTCAAGGAGCAGGTTGTTCGGACGGCCGAACAACGCTTGGGCAAGCAGAACACGAACCTTCTCGTTGCCGCTGAGTTCCGCCATTCTTTTGTCGTGCAGATCACGCGGAATGCCAAGGCCGATAAGGAGCGCGGCGGCGTCCGGCTCGGCATCCCAGCCGTTCAGCTCGGCGAACTCGCCTTCCAGCTCGCCGGCCCGCAGGCCGTCGGCTTCGGAGAAGTCGGACTTGGCGTACAGCGCGTCCTTCTCCTTCATAATGTCATACAGACGCGCGTGGCCCATAATG includes these proteins:
- the rsbW gene encoding anti-sigma B factor RsbW, coding for MSDDIQKVIIQLPASAEYVDIVRLNLYGIASKMGFSYEDIEDMKVAVSEACNNSVLYAYEQEDGLVDVIFEVSPDALSITVKDEGESFDNVKASGERMTLHDKELNDVQVGGLGFYLMQALMDEVNVISESGKGTVVTLTKKLHLSEERV
- a CDS encoding STAS domain-containing protein yields the protein MTTNKSEKFHATTKTEDGVCTVRLSGELDLSVADDFRLVMEPLVGDTGLNLVINMKELKYIDSTGIGILLSILKARHGLDVKFTVEEVPPHIQKLFDMTGIAKFFASQENSH
- a CDS encoding CheR family methyltransferase → MTTGERGSGEQPLAGTDKHELENIEIELLLYGIHRLYGYDFRNYSLPSLRRRIWHRVHGENLSSISALQEKVLHDRACFERLIYSLSIPVTEMFRDPGMFRTFRQKAVPLLRNYPYIRIWHAGCSTGEEVYSMAILLKEEGLYGKARIYATDINNRSLQQAKEGVYEISKMQQYSQNHMEAGGKRAFSEYYTAKSNSVIFQPDLRKNIIFAEHNLATDTSFNEFNVIFCRNVMIYFNDELREHVHSLFFESLSRCGFLVLGAKESIHFTRYSDSYEPLGRVEKIYRKIK
- a CDS encoding PP2C family protein-serine/threonine phosphatase; this encodes MKILIVDDNPTNIIIIREILKKEAYRNVITAASAIEMLELLGARGENSELRPKHPDVDLILLDMMMPEMDGIEACRIVQQYANLKDIPIIMVTAVGDSKKLAEALDAGAVDYVTKPINKVELMARIRLALRLKAEKDWHKERDQRIQYELKLAALVQNAVLSLPLKEELFEVHAIYQPSSELAGDLYAWYALGDGRYGVILLDMMGHGISSSLFCMFIASVLKDTVTTYVEPEKVIQELNRRFNQLYIEKQLVQYYFTAIYLVIDTKLQRIDYVNAGHPPALFFEGNAAEPVLLKSNCHPVGVFDRIEASPQTLTYEQEGHLAMYTDGLMEMVEGDQEEQLKFLIRELTGEHEWREEPMKAAFFDNKAPGDRDDDKCLVWISLRTH
- a CDS encoding DUF948 domain-containing protein, translating into MIISLSVALIAVAFAFLVFFLIKTLNSAKDSLDKMSQTLQEVQKTVDELTYEVKTTVRHANKITADVQGKIEKIDPIMDSVQNLGEVLSELTLTVKQVSVTVIERFRKNRELKEKAELVSINSAKATPAEERTVNSYNAVNSKKGRLDAVLKGVDVAAGLWQRYRK
- a CDS encoding C40 family peptidase is translated as MNQLTKQLLAALLLSTAVCASSGEFGANPVHAAENPAAVLPGAASQSAVIQSTVRLRSAPSIGSKVLSYLKEGEKVLILEKTNAYFYKVRNKDGEIGYCSSQDKYIALPAAGAAPQPLPAAPAASAANIEPVIARGMSYLGTPYEFGSSRSDTSTFDCSDFVRQIYLEAANIKLPADSRQQGKWVRESSSAVTDISGLKRGDLMFFMSYKGSSAAAYAGIDKSAERITHVALYLGDGQILHTYSVSSGGVRVDKLSASWTKRFLFGGPVIH
- a CDS encoding cation diffusion facilitator family transporter — encoded protein: MISIAAYLILSSFKLVCGYLFASSALLADGFNNLTDIVASFAVLIGLRISRKPPDSNHAYGHFRAETVAALVASFIMAMVGIQVIIESVRSLFQGHESVPGLWSAGVAIVSALAMLGVYYYNRQLALKINNSALMAAAKDNFSDAMVSIGAALGIIGAQFGLPWLDPVAAFAVGLLICRTAWEIFRDSTYRLTDGFDESRLMDLRSTIERTPGVEAIKDMKARIHGNQVLVDVVVEVDADLTVMEGHNISDSIEERMQNKHNIMSVHVHVEPKC
- a CDS encoding cyclase family protein, with the protein product MIIDLTHPIRDGLPVYPGDLQTQLARSTEFSRDGYNNHLLTINMHSGTHIDGHMHMTDCTEYLNGYPLSTFIGEGCLLDVRGAGVIGYKPEYEQLVREGQIVILYTGHGDLFGEPAYFADFPVLTPELAELLIRKKIKMVGMDTPSPDRHPFDIHRMLFSCRIPIIENLTNLAALLPLSRFEVIALPLNINADSSIARVVARTFQ
- a CDS encoding ABC-F family ATP-binding cassette domain-containing protein, with the translated sequence MISTSGVTLRYGKRALFEDVNIKFTPGNCYGLIGANGAGKSTFLKILSGEIEANSGEVHITPGERMAILKQNHFEYDENPVLETVIMGHARLYDIMKEKDALYAKSDFSEADGLRAGELEGEFAELNGWDAEPDAAALLIGLGIPRDLHDKRMAELSGNEKVRVLLAQALFGRPNNLLLDEPTNHLDLESIGWLENFLMDYEGTVIVVSHDRHFLNKVCTHIADIDFGKIQMYVGNYDFWYESSQLALTLQRESNKKKEEKIKELQAFIQRFSANASKSKQATSRKKQLDKITLDDIRPSNRKYPFLNFKPEREAGKQLLTVSNLTKSIEGEKVLDEVGFVVNKGDKIALVGPNGLPKSTMFDIIMGETEAESGEYTWGVTTSQAYFPKDNSNYFDGVELNLVEWLRQYSKDQDETFLRGFLGRMLFSGEEALKKASVLSGGEKVRCMLAKMMLNGANVLVFDEPTNHLDLESITALNNGLIDFDGTILFTSHDHQFIQTIANRIIEITPNGIIDRVMSYDEYLESDEIKELRQRMYPVEV